Proteins found in one Aspergillus chevalieri M1 DNA, chromosome 2, nearly complete sequence genomic segment:
- a CDS encoding putative extracellular threonine rich protein (SECRETED:SignalP(1-20)): MRPVKNGLALVVTPLALVAAIPMPGGGTLPPNLVSILTRSGIHVPTGTADFPAFQSDLSTMLESIPTATHGAVPSPTHPGGGPTGTPEGPGTSPGGGGPGGPSETGGPGGGPGGGTPSIPGMGPTGSPIGPGGPGASPTHPGGGAGGPGGETPGAPGASPTHPGGGAGAPGVPGASPTGPGGAPGASATHPGGGAGGPGGETPGAPGASPTHPGGGAGAGPSGPEGPGGPGAGASPTGPGGPGASPTGPGGPGASPTGPGGPGASPTGPGGPGASPTGPGGPGASPSGPGGPGGAGGGAPGASPTHPGGAGAGTPGAPGASPTSPGAGGPGAGGPGASPTGPGGAEHPTGGAGASPTGPSGPGASAPGGGQPGQPGGGAGGAGGGQPTPGGGAATVCATVTSTVTVTVSECPPAGGAGGAAPATQPGAGAGAATTPAAPAQTAPGAGVGAGTAPGAGAAPTTVPGAGAGAGVGTAPGAGAGAGASPSTTHPGAAGTTPVSSVTTTPGAGIGNVTTTQRPSNITSPTGPAGIPGAGAGAGASTTHSPGAGAGAGATGTGATGSPGAPGGAGATGSPGAGAGAGATGGAAGGAGAGATGTTPVTSPTSPAGGAGGAGVTSTTTVPVTPAGTSPAAGGGAGAGVGTGTTPVASPTSPAAGGAGAGAGTGTTPVASPTSPAAGGAGAGAGTGTTPVASPTSPAAGGAGAGAGTGTTPVASPTSPTAGGAGAAAGTGTTPVASPISPAAGGAGAGAGTTTTTTTTHAIPPPAGGTATTPAASPAGTTPAVPPPAGGGTTPVTPSPSPSPSPSPSPAGTAGAVRRMVESREKHGRMGMVKGILADAVGA; encoded by the coding sequence ATGCGCCCTGTCAAGAATGGCCTGGCGTTGGTCGTCACTCCTTTGGCCCTCGTTGCCGCCATTCCCATGCCGGGAGGAGGGACACTCCCACCGAACCTAGTCAGCATACTTACAAGATCCGGTATCCACGTACCAACCGGTACGGCCGACTTCCCTGCCTTCCAATCCGATCTGTCGACTATGCTCGAATCCATCCCGACAGCAACTCACGGGGCTGTCCCGAGTCCGACGCATCCCGGTGGTGGCCCTACCGGCACCCCGGAAGGTCCTGGGACTAGccctggtggtggtggtcctGGCGGCCCCAGCGAAACAGGTGGCCCTGGAGGTGGTCCTGGCGGAGGCACGCCCAGTATTCCTGGAATGGGACCAACCGGTAGTCCGATCGGCCCAGGCGGTCCTGGAGCGAGTCCAACTCACCCCGGCGGCGGAGCTGGTGGCCCTGGTGGAGAGACACCTGGTGCGCCTGGAGCATCCCCAACCCACCCGGGTGGCGGAGCGGGTGCACCCGGTGTCCCTGGCGCGAGCCCAACCGGTCCTGGTGGCGCTCCTGGTGCCTCCGCAACCCACCCAGGCGGCGGAGCCGGTGGCCCCGGAGGAGAAACGCCTGGCGCACCTGGAGCATCTCCCACTCACCCTGGCGGAGGAGCCGGCGCAGGCCCAAGTGGTCCTGAAGGCCCTGGAGGCCCTGGAGCTGGAGCATCCCCGACCGGCCCTGGGGGACCTGGAGCATCACCAACCGGCCCTGGGGGACCTGGAGCATCGCCAACCGGCCCTGGGGGACCTGGAGCATCGCCAACCGGCCCTGGGGGACCTGGAGCATCGCCAACCGGCCCTGGGGGACCTGGAGCAAGCCCATCTGGCCCTGGGGGTCCCGGCGGTGCCGGAGGCGGCGCACCCGGCGCCTCCCCAACTCACCCTGGCGGTGCTGGAGCAGGAACACCCGGAGCTCCTGGCGCATCTCCGACTAGTCCTGGAGCAGGTGGTCCTGGAGCAGGGGGTCCAGGAGCATCTCCAACTGGCCCAGGCGGAGCAGAACACCCCACCGGTGGAGCTGGAGCAAGCCCAACTGGACCTAGCGGACCTGGCGCAAGCGCACCTGGCGGAGGACAACCAGGCCAGCCCGGCGGTGGAGCTGGCGGAGCGGGCGGCGGACAACCAACACCCGGAGGCGGCGCTGCTACGGTATGTGCTACTGTTACCTCGACTGTTACCGTGACTGTCTCTGAATGTCCTCCTGCTGGTGGCGCCGGTGGCGCCGCCCCTGCAACCCAACCCGGTGCCGGCGCAGGTGCCGCGACTACCCCCGCTGCCCCAGCTCAAACAGCACCAGGAGCCGGGGTCGGGGCCGGAACCGCCCCTGGCGCAGGCGCAGCACCAACAACCGTACCcggagctggagctggagctggagtGGGAACCGCCCCAGGCGCAGGCGCAGGCGCAGGCGCTAGCCCATCAACAACCCACCCAGGAGCCGCAGGAACGACCCCTGTGTCATCAGTGACAACAACACCCGGAGCCGGCATTGGAAACGTAACTACGACACAGAGACCCTCGAACATTACTAGCCCAACTGGCCCCGCTGGTATTCCAGGCGCTGGTGCCGGCGCTGGCGCTAGTACAACCCACTCTCCCGGGGCAGGAGCTGGCGCAGGCGCAACTGGTACCGGAGCCACTGGCAGCCCTGGAGCCCCTGGAGGAGCGGGAGCTACTGGTAGCCCTGGTGCTGGAGCTGGCGCAGGCGCTACAGGCGGTGCCGCTGGAGGCGCAGGTGCAGGCGCAACAGGAACAACCCCCGTCACCTCACCAACTTCACCCGCCGGTGGCGCAGGCGGCGCAGGAGTAACATCGACAACCACCGTCCCCGTGACCCCGGCCGGAACTAGTCCCGCAGCTGGCGGTGGCGCAGGCGCAGGCGTAGGAACCGGAACAACCCCCGTCGCTTCTCCCACTTCACCCGCTGCTGGAGGAGCCGGCGCGGGAGCAGGAACTGGAACGACCCCCGTCGCTTCTCCCACTTCACCCGCTGCTGGAGGAGCCGGCGCGGGAGCAGGAACTGGAACGACCCCCGTCGCTTCTCCCACTTCACCCGCTGCTGGAGGAGCCGGCGCGGGAGCAGGAACCGGAACGACCCCCGTCGCTTCCCCCACTTCACCCACTGCTGGAGGAGCCGGCGCGGCAGCAGGAACCGGAACGACCCCCGTCGCTTCTCCCATTTCACCCGCTGCTGGAGGAGCCGGCGCGGGAGCAGGAACGACAACTACGACTACGACTACACATGCGATCCCGCCTCCGGCCGGCGGAACCGCTACGACACCCGCTGCGTCTCCAGCTGGAACGACGCCCGCTGTTCCTCCGCCGGCTGGTGGTGGGACGACTCCTGTGACGCCTTCGCCTTCCCCTTCTCCGTCGCCGTCGCCGTCTCCTGCGGGTACGGCGGGTGCCGTGCGGAGGATGGTTGAGTCTCGGGAGAAGCAtgggaggatggggatggtaAAGGGGATTCTTGCTGATGCTGTTGGGGCGTGA
- the tcsC gene encoding putative two-component osmosensing histidine kinase (Bos1) (COG:T;~EggNog:ENOG410PF99;~InterPro:IPR001789,IPR003594,IPR003661,IPR003660, IPR036890,IPR036097,IPR011006,IPR004358,IPR005467;~PFAM:PF00512,PF00672,PF02518,PF00072,PF18947;~go_component: GO:0016021 - integral component of membrane [Evidence IEA];~go_function: GO:0000155 - phosphorelay sensor kinase activity [Evidence IEA];~go_function: GO:0016772 - transferase activity, transferring phosphorus-containing groups [Evidence IEA];~go_process: GO:0000160 - phosphorelay signal transduction system [Evidence IEA];~go_process: GO:0007165 - signal transduction [Evidence IEA];~go_process: GO:0016310 - phosphorylation [Evidence IEA]), which yields MGLSRPPSADDSGSDSSGTLQQQQQQQQQQQQLSNNAHNPHHPHRTRSHPAGPDGRHAPKDIMEDDDDNDDDDDDETSDEEDDELDSGTRLVREEDISYLRNHVQKQAEEISFQKDVIARIRDELLQQEEQTRRALTKVENEDVTLLERELRKHQQANEAFQKALREIGGIITQVANGDLSMKVQIHPLEMDPEIATFKRTINTMMDQLQVFGSEVSRVAREVGTEGILGGQAQITGVHGIWKELTENVNIMAKNLTDQVREIAAVTTAVAHGDLSQKIESRAQGEILELQQTINTMVDQLRTFATEVTRVARDVGTEGVLGGQAQIEGVQGMWNELTVNVNAMANNLTTQVRDIATVTKAVAKGDLTQKVQANCKGEIAELKNIINSMVDQLRQFAQEVTKIAKEVGTDGVLGGQATVNDVEGTWKDLTENVNRMANNLTTQVREIADVTTAVAKGDLTKKVTANVQGEILDLKSTINGMVDRLNTFAFEVSKVAREVGTDGTLGGQAKVDNVEGKWKDLTDNVNTMAQNLTSQVRSISDVTQAIAKGDLSKKIEVHAQGEILTLKVTINHMVDRLAKFATELKKVARDVGVDGKMGGQANVEGIAGTWKEITEDVNTMAENLTSQVRAFGEITDAATDGDFTKLITVNASGEMDELKRKINKMVSNLRDSIQRNTAAREAAELANRTKSEFLANMSHEIRTPMNGIIGMTQLTLDTDDLKPYTREMLNVVHNLANSLLTIIDDILDISKIEANRMVIESIPFTVRGTVFNALKTLAVKANEKLLSLTYQVDNTVPDYVTGDPFRLRQIILNLVGNAIKFTEQGEVKLTIRKSDREQCAANEYAFEFSVSDTGIGIEEDKLDLIFDTFQQADGSTTRRFGGTGLGLSISKRLVNLMGGDVWVTSEYGHGSTFHFTCVVKLADQSLSVIASQLMPYKNHRVLFIDKGENGFQADNVLQMLKAIDLEPLVVRNDEHVPPPEIQDPSGKESGHAYDVIIVDSVATARLLRTFDDFKYVPIVLVCPLVCVSLKSALDLGISSYMTTPCQPIDLGNGMLPALEGRSAPITTDNTRSFDILLAEDNDVNQKLAVKILEKHKHNVSVVSNGLEAVEAVKQRRYDVILMDVQMPVMGGFEATGKIREYEREKGMYRTPIIALTAHAMLGDREKCIQAQMDEYLSKPLKQNQMMQTILKCATLGGSLLEKSKESRISSSGEMHPVHGAINRRGRSGLDKEEEYALERAMR from the exons ATGGGACTCTCTCGCCCTCCGTCTGCTGATGACTCTGGTTCTGACTCGTCTGGTACCttgcagcaacaacagcagcagcagcagcagcagcagcaactcTCAAATAATGCACACAACCCCCATCACCCCCATCGGACACGATCACATCCTGCCGGCCCAGACGGTCGACACGCTCCCAAAGATATCATggaggacgatgatgacaacgatgatgacgatgacgatgaaacATCCGATGAGGAGGACGATGAACTCGACTCGGGAACTCGACTCGTGCGCGAAGAGGACATCAGCTATCTCCGGAACCACGTGCAGAAGCAGGCGGAGGAAATTAGCTTCCAGAAGGATGTCATCGCTCGAATTCGGGATGAGTTACTCCAGCAGGAAGAGCAAACCCGCCGGGCTCTCACCAAGGTCGAAAACGAAGACGTTACCCTCTTGGAACGGGAACTCCGCAAGCATCAACAGGCCAACGAAGCCTTCCAGAAAGCGTTACGAGAAATTGGCGGCATCATCACTCAGGTCGCCAATGGTGACCTCTCCATGAAGGTGCAGATCCACCCGCTCGAAATGGACCCCGAAATTGCCACGTTCAAACGTACGATCAACACTATGATGGACCAGCTTCAGGTTTTTGGTAGCGAAGTGTCTCGTGTCGCCCGTGAGGTCGGTACCGAGGGTATACTCGGCGGCCAGGCGCAAATCACTGGTGTTCATGGTATCTGGAAGGAACTCACGGAAAACGTCAACATAATGGCCAAGAATCTCACTGATCAAGTACGTGAAATTGCCGCCGTCACCACCGCCGTGGCTCACGGTGATTTGAGCCAAAAGATCGAAAGCCGCGCACAGGGAGAAATTTTGGAATTGCAGCAGACCATCAATACCATGGTGGACCAACTACGCACGTTTGCTACTGAAGTCACACGCGTCGCTCGCGACGTAGGTACAGAAGGTGTCTTGGGCGGGCAAGCCCAAATCGAAGGCGTCCAAGGCATGTGGAACGAACTAACGGTTAATGTGAACGCTATGGCCAATAATCTTACCACCCAAGTCCGGGATATTGCGACCGTGACCAAGGCTGTCGCCAAGGGTGACTTGACCCAAAAGGTGCAGGCCAACTGCAAAGGGGAAATCGCAGAACTCAAAAATATCATCAACTCCATGGTCGACCAACTTCGCCAGTTCGCGCAGGAAGTCACCAAAATCGCCAAGGAAGTCGGAACGGACGGTGTCCTCGGTGGGCAAGCTACCGTCAACGATGTAGAAGGCACTTGGAAGGATCTTACAGAAAATGTCAACCGTATGGCCAACAACCTCACCACCCAGGTGCGGGAGATTGCCGACGTGACGACCGCTGTCGCCAAGGGAGATCTCACCAAGAAGGTCACCGCCAATGTCCAGGGTGAGATCCTCGATCTCAAGAGCACCATTAACGGAATGGTGGACCGACTCAATACTTTCGCCTTTGAAGTCAGCAAGGTCGCTCGTGAGGTCGGCACAGACGGTACCTTGGGTGGACAAGCCAAGGTAGATAATGTAGAAGGGAAATGGAAGGATCTCACCGACAATGTCAACACCATGGCCCAGAATTTGACGTCGCAGGTCCGAAGTATATCGGATGTCACGCAGGCCATTGCCAAGGGTGATCTCAGCAAGAAGATCGAGGTTCACGCCCAGGGAGAGATCCTTACCCTCAAGGTCACCATCAATCACATGGTTGACCGCTTGGCGAAATTCGCAACGGAGCTCAAAAAGGTAGCCCGCGACGTCGGTGTCGATGGTAAGATGGGCGGGCAGGCCAACGTGGAAGGAATAGCAGGCACTTGGAAAGAAATCACCGAGGACGTCAATACCATGGCCGAAAACTTGACTTCGCAGGTGCGCGCCTTTGGCGAAATTACCGACGCTGCCACCGACGGAGACTTCACCAAGCTCATTACCGTCAACGCGTCCGGTGAGATGGACGAGCTCAAGCGAAAGATCAACAAGATGGTTTCGAACTTGCGTGACAGTATTCAGCGTAACACGGCGGCCAGGGAAGCTGCCGAATTGGCTAACCGTACCAAGTCTGAGTTCCTGGCAAACATGAGTCACGAAATCCGAACGCCCATGAACGGTATCATTGGCATGACCCAGCTGACCTTGGACACGGACGATCTCAAACCGTATACCCGCGAGATGTTGAATGTAGTGCACAACCTGGCCAACAGTCTGCTGACCATCATTGACGACATACTCGATATCTCCAAGATCGAAGCCAACCGGATGGTCATTGAGAGCATTCCCTTCACCGTGCGAGGCACCGTCTTCAACGCTCTCAAGACGCTGGCAGTCAAGGCCAACGAGAAGCTTCTCAGTTTGACATACCAGGTGGACAACACTGTCCCTGACTATGTCACTGGTGATCCGTTCCGTCTCCGGCAGATCATTCTGAACCTGGTCGGCAATGCCATCAAGTTCACCGAGCAGGGTGAAGTCAAGCTTACCATCCGCAAGTCGGACCGTGAGCAATGTGCGGCCAACGAGTATGCGTTCGAGTTCTCTGTCTCCGACACGGGTATCGGTATCGAGGAAGACAAACTGGATCTCATCTTCGACACCTTCCAGCAGGCGGATGGTTCCACCACGCGCCGGTTCGGTGGTACTGGTCTGGGTCTGAGCATCTCCAAGCGCCTGGTGAACCTGATGGGCGGTGATGTCTGGGTCACCTCCGAATACGGCCACGGCAGTACCTTCCATTTCACCTGTGTGGTGAAACTGGCTGACCAGTCGCTGAGTGTCATTGCCTCCCAGCTCATGCCGTACAAGAACCACCGGGTCCTCTTCATCGACAAGGGTGAAAATGGCTTCCAGGCCGATAATGTGCTGCAGATGCTCAAGGCCATCGACCTGGAACCATTGGTCGTCCGCAACGATGAGCACGTTCCGCCGCCCGAGATCCAAGATCCCTCTGGCAAGGAGTCTGGTCACGCGTACGATGTCATCATTGTGGACTCTGTAGCCACAGCACGGTTGCTTCGTACGTTCGACGACTTCAAGTACGTTCCGATCGTTTTGGTCTGTCCCTTGGTCTGCGTGAGTCTCAAGTCGGCTCTGGATCTGGGTATCAGTTCCTACATGACCACCCCATGTCAACCGATCGATCTTGGAAACGGCATGCTCCCTGCTCTGGAAGGACGGTCTGCACCGATCACTACCGACAACACCCGGTCATTCGACATTCTCCTGGCCGAAGACAACGACGTCAACCAGAAACTGGCCGTCAAGATTCTGGAGAAGCACAAGCATAACGTCTCCGTCGTCAGCAATGGTCTGGAAGCTGTGGAAGCTGTCAAGCAGCGCCGTTACGATGTCATTCTGATGGATGTTCAGATGCCAGTCATGGGAGGTTTCGAAGCTACGGGCAAGATCCGAGAATacgaaagagaaaagggCATGTATCGGACACCGATCATTGCCTTGACTGCACACGCCATGTTGGGAGACCGAGAGAAGTGCATCCAAGCGCAGATGGACGAATATCTGTCGAAGCCATTGAAGCAGAATCAAATGATGCAGACCATTCTCAAATGTGCCACGCTGGGCGGGTCTTTACTGGAAAAGAGTAAAGAGTCCCGTATCTCCAGCAGCGGCGAAATGCATCCTGTTCACG GGGCCATCAATCGTCGAGGACGTTCCGGTCTTGAtaaggaagaagaatatgCCCTAGAAAGGGCCATGCGGTGA
- a CDS encoding MCT family MFS transporter (COG:G;~EggNog:ENOG410QDB6;~InterPro:IPR020846,IPR011701,IPR036259;~PFAM:PF07690;~TransMembrane:12 (i112-134o154-175i182-205o211-234i241-259o271-291i317-339o351-373i380-401o407-430i442-466o472-493i);~go_function: GO:0022857 - transmembrane transporter activity [Evidence IEA];~go_process: GO:0055085 - transmembrane transport [Evidence IEA]) — MQTNAGLPEQQRETSAVTTATPDPWFEKPSTGVAHDNADPNGRMVTDAEKRVEPTIQSHHDQSPANEAQALEDGLHRSSEELPSGHSTRSAALSRMTTDADGNTYPEGGLDAWLVVFGCFMGLFGSLGLVNSIGTFQAYIDEHQLKDYSSGTNGWIFSMFAFLCFFCGVQIGPVFDARGPRFLVFAGSILIIAMMVSIGFCTQYWHFMLSVGLAGGMGSSLIFTPAISAVGHFFNEKRGIATGLAATGGSVGGVIFPLVLQDLFPKIGFGWATRVVALICLISLIVACLLIKSRLPKKPASKENVLPDFRIFKEPKFALTTAGVFFVEWGLFIPISYISSYALTHGVSTELSYQMLAILNAGSFFGRGIPGFFADYFGRFNTLIVTVALCLICCACLWLPAGDSLPLMIVYSAIFGFASGSNISLTPVCIGQLCKTEHYGRYYATSYTIVSFGTLTGIPIAGEILARCDGKYWGLIAFTTCCYAAGLACVTAAKLIHVGWHRPWVIY; from the exons ATGCAAACGAACGCCGGACTGCCTGAGCAGCAACGAGAGACGTCCGCCGTTACAACCGCGACTCCAGATCCATGGTTTGAAAAGCCATCCACCGGTGTGGCCCATGATAATGCTGATCCAAATGGAAGAATGGTAACTGATGCGGAGAAAAGAGTCGAACCGACAATTCAGTCTCACCATGACCAATCACCCGCAAATGAAGCGCAGGCGCTCGAAGATGGTCTCCACAGGTCATCTGAAGAGTTGCCGTCGGGCCATTCAACTCGTAGCGCCGCATTGAGTCGAATGACAACGGATGCCGATGGCAATACATACCCCGAAGGGGGCTTGGATGCATGGCTGGTGGTCTTTGGGTGTTTCATGGGCCTCTTTGGTTCTCTTGGCCTGGTCAACTCCATCGGTACCTTTCAAGCCTATATCGACGAGCATCAGCTCAAAGACTACAGCTCCGGTACCAATGGCTGGATTTTTAGCATGTTCGCTTTCTTGTGCTTCTTCTGTGGTGTCCAGATAGGCCCGGTCTTTGACGCCAGAGGCCCGCGCTTTTTAGTTTTCGCAGGCTCGATCCTGATCATAGCGATGATGGTCTCCATTGGGTTCTGCACTCAGTACTGGCATTTTATGCTGTCCGTCGGCCTCGCAGGTGGCATGGGGTCTTCGCTGATTTTCACGCCTGCTATATCTGCTGTGGGCCATTTCTTTAATGAAAAGCGAGGAATCGCGACAGGCCTTGCAGCGACTGGGGGCTCCGTTGGGGGTGTCATCTTTCCCCTCGTCTTGCAGGACCTGTTTCCCAAAATTGGATTTGGGTGGGCAACTCGCGTGGTAGCCTTGATTTGCCTAATCTCGCTGATTGTGGCTTGCCTGTTGATTAAGTCTCGACTGCCTAAGAAGCCAGCATCCAAAGAGAATGTTCTCCCCGACTTTCGCATTTTCAAGGAACCCAAGTTTGCCCTTACAACGGCCGGTGTATTCTTCGTCGAGTGGGGCCTCTTCATTCCGATTAGTTATATCTCTTCTTACGCCTTGACTCATGGGGTTTCAACCGAGTTGTCGTACCAGATGCTTGCCATTCTCAACGCTGGCTCGTTCTTTGGAAGAGGGATCCCGGGATTCTTTGCCGACTACTTTGGACGCTTTAATACTCTCATTGTCACAGTCGCTCTATGCCTTATTTGCTGCGCATGCCTGTGGCTGCCTGCTGGCGACAGCCTTCCGCTGATGATCGTGTATAGCGCCATTTTTGGCTTTGCAAGTGGTAGCAACATCAGTCTCACCCCGGTATGCATCGGACAGCTCTGCAAAACGGAGCACTACGGCAGATACTACGCAACTTCATACACCATCGTAAGCTTTGG AACCCTGACCGGTATTCCGATTGCTGGAGAGATTCTTGCCCGTTGTGATGGAAAATACTGGGGCCTTATTGCATTTACGACATGCTGCTATGCTGCAGGTCTTGCGTGTGTCACTGCTGCGAAATTGATCCATGTTGGATGGCATCGACCATGGGTCATATACTGA